The Juglans microcarpa x Juglans regia isolate MS1-56 chromosome 8S, Jm3101_v1.0, whole genome shotgun sequence genome has a window encoding:
- the LOC121244894 gene encoding uncharacterized GPI-anchored protein At4g28100-like, whose product MSPNPPLFSFFVFFPILFPTFLCLANLDPATIQPFLPTQSLPATIPAFPEQSNVAGCPLDLSDELFNGIKTACSSSKGGSNGELRRSRCCPVLAAWLYAAYSATALSRASRVAAAVAASHGSNNSYDLPLLPDDSETCVDDLGKALKAKGIELERPNTTCDVVYCYCGIRLHTLSCPEAFSVTRKGKLVGDESVKRLERDCLSSSSNVNGFPGLGGCSKCLNSLYKVNRKKTSNSSKSGDRTTKMNNKDCQLMGLTWLLAKNRKAYIHTVSEVFRATMMSKDGSDPRLCALNSDGMPLAVDSSEISGHSSSNTLGAPIYLSMLLVSLLYMLSLLNR is encoded by the exons ATGTCCCCAAACCCAccattgttttctttcttcgtTTTCTTTCCCATTCTCTTTCCCACCTTTCTGTGTCTGGCCAATCTGGACCCGGCCACGATCCAACCATTCCTCCCAACCCAATCTCTACCTGCAACAATTCCTGCATTCCCGGAACAATCCAATGTGGCTGGCTGCCCACTAGACCTCTCCGATGAACTCTTTAATGGGATAAAAACCGCATGCAGTAGCTCAAAAGGTGGCTCTAATGGGGAGCTCCGCCGAAGCCGGTGCTGCCCTGTACTAGCAGCGTGGCTTTACGCCGCCTACTCTGCCACAGCCCTTAGCAGGGCAAGCAGAGTAGCCGCAGCAGTGGCTGCCAGTCATGGTAGCAACAATTCCTACGACCTGCCGCTGCTGCCGGATGATTCAGAAACCTGTGTAGATGACTTGGGGAAAGCCCTCAAGGCAAAAGGTATAGAATTGGAGAGACCTAACACCACCTGCGATGTGGTGTACTGTTACTGCGGCATTAGGTTGCACACGTTGAGCTGTCCCGAGGCGTTTTCGGTGACCCGGAAAGGGAAACTGGTCGGGGATGAGAGCGTGAAGAGGTTAGAGAGGGATTGCTTGAGTAGCAGCAGCAATGTGAATGGATTTCCAGGTCTTGGTGGGTGCTCCAAGTGCTTGAACAGTCTCTATAAG GTTAACAGGAAGAAAACTTCCAATTCAAGCAAATCAGGGGACAGGACCACCAAAATGAACAACAAAGATTGTCAACTAATGGGTCTGACATGGCTTCTCGCGAAGAATCGAAAGGCCTACATTCACACGGTTTCAGAGGTGTTTCGAGCAACCATGATGAGCAAGGATGGCTCTGATCCTCGGTTGTGCGCTCTCAATAGCGATGGAATGCCTCTGGCTGTTGATTCCTCTGAAATCTCTGGTCATTCTTCTTCAAACACCCTTGGAGCACCCATCTACCTCAGCATGTTATTAGTTTCTTTGCTGTATATGCTTTCTTTGCTAAATCGTTAG
- the LOC121244484 gene encoding protein MOTHER of FT and TFL1, translated as MSASVDPLVVGRVIGDVVDMFVPTANMSAYFGPKHVTNGCDVKPSAATNPPKMTLSGNSDELYTLVMTDPDAPSPSEPSMREWVHWIVVDIPGGTNPTRGKEILPYVGPRPPIGIHRYILVLFRQRAPLGHVDQPASRANFNTRIFAGQLDLGLPVATVYFNSQKEPASRRR; from the exons ATGTCTGCCTCCGTTGATCCTCTTGTTGTTGGCCGAGTGATTGGCGATGTTGTTGACATGTTTGTGCCTACGGCAAATATGTCTGCCTACTTTGGCCCCAAGCATGTCACAAACGGATGCGATGTCAAACCATCTGCAGCCACCAATCCTCCAAAAATGACTCTCTCTGGGAACTCGGACGAGCTGTATACCCTG GTTATGACTGATCCTGATGCTCCTAGTCCTAGCGAGCCCAGCATGCGAGAATGGGTCCATTG GATTGTTGTTGACATTCCTGGTGGAACAAACCCAACTCGAG GGAAGGAGATACTGCCATACGTAGGGCCACGACCGCCAATCGGAATCCATCGCTACATACTGGTTCTGTTCCGACAGAGGGCTCCTCTTGGGCATGTTGACCAGCCAGCCTCGCGTGCAAACTTCAATACCCGCATCTTCGCAGGGCAGCTGGATTTGGGTTTGCCGGTGGCAACTGTTTACTTCAACTCCCAGAAAGAGCCGGCGAGCAGGAGGCGCTGA